Genomic window (Equus asinus isolate D_3611 breed Donkey chromosome 8, EquAss-T2T_v2, whole genome shotgun sequence):
CTCAGAGTTTCCTGTGGACCCCACACACCTGCAGGGTGTCACCTCCTCCTTTGAACTGAGGTCCAATGGTGTGATGAAATTTGTCTGAAAAAATGGAATTTGACCCCAGATCTGTCCAACTTGGAAGCCCCAAGCTGGTTCCACCACCCAAATGGGACGAGCAAAGCCACTCGGGCCCTCTCCTTGTCCCTAGGTGCCATCTCTCCAATCTATGAGtggcctgccctggctgagcacCCAGGAGCCTGTCATCTCTCCACTCAGCTGATAGTTACTACGACCCCCTTCTGTGCCAGGCTCACTGGGGACACAATGGAGGGCCAAAAGAGACAAAGCCCCTGTCCTCTTGTGGGGAGCCAGACCCAAATCAAATCATGGAGTAATCACCCAAATTTTTATCAACAAACTGATGAATGCCTTCAAGGACAAAATCAGTAAGAACATAAGGAAGGGGGGAGCTAGTGCCCGGGGcggcgggggttgggggagggcgcACATGACTTCCAAGGGCCTTGCTATTGTATCTGTCCCAGGGGGATGAAAATGGATGTGCGTGTGGCAGTGCTAGCCGGCTGGCCCCCGGGATCTGTGCAGAATGTTCGCTGGGAACGTGGCCCCAGCTATAGACCACCTTTCCCAGCATCTCTGGGTGTTGCCATGGACTGCACCGTATACTACCTCCCACGTCTAGAGGGCAGGACCAAGCCCGCTCTGCCCCTTCTGGCCTTCCTGCTGGCTGGACCGGTGGCCCCATGATGGGGAAAGCCGGAGCAGCCATCTAGGCCCACAGTTAGAAGTCCTGCGTGGGGACAGCCGAGAAGGCAGACGGAAGGAGCCTGGAGCCTGACAGCTTTACGAAGCAGAGCTTCCGTGCCGGCTCCAGCTTTTCCATTAGCGAGAGATACACTCCCATCTTGGCAAAGCCACTATTGCTTTGAGTGTCTGGCTAAAGCAGCCAGACCTACACTTAGACGCCACCTTAGAGGGACTTTGCAAGACTTTAGTGGGAATATGTGTGTGAAGCATAATACATACTATGTGTCCCCAAACGGTTATTATTTGGCTGGGATCATGTTATCATTTCCCTTCTGAAAAATTCTTCTGGAGCCTGCACCTGTCCCGCCTGCCCCTGGCCCTCAGGACGAGGCCTCCGAGGCCTAATCTCCCTgatctgcctccctcccccacccctcaggccttctttcctccctctggctcactggcactctttgcatttctgAACCAGCCAGGCTCGTTCCCATCTCAGGACCTATGTACACAACACCCTCCCCTGCACCTGGAACAGGGTCTGCAGAGGAAGGCCCATGGGGACCACATCTGGCCAGCCACCCGTGTCTGCGAATTCGGTTCTATCGGAACGTGGTCCACTCACTGACAGAGCCTTTACGGCTGCTTTGACACTATCATGGCAGAGCTGAGTTCAGCAGTTGCAACTGAGATtgcctggcctgcaaagcctaaagtatttactatccAGCCCTTTGCAGAAAACGTTTGCCTACCCCTGGCCTGGAAGGTTCTTCCCAACCTCACTTGCCTGGTTCACCTTCTCTCATTGTTCATGTCTTGGCTTCAACATCCCTGACCCTTTTTGTCTAAGTTCAGTTCTCCTGCAACACGCTCTTATAGCATCCTATCCTAACCCTTCATTGTACTTCTCAAAACTGTAATTAAATCAGCTCTTTGAGACCTACCTTCCCCACCATGAACTCCATGAGGCTTGGACCAGGTGGGCTTATAAGACCTGGCACCAAGTAAGTGCTCAAAACAACATTTGCAGAGTAAACGATGAAAACAGCTCTCTAAATCACTGAGGGAAAACCCAACTGCCAAAAGACTTGGGCTCCTTCCGTAACTTGACCAAAACTGGGAAGCGCTACCTCCGCGTCCCTGTTCTTCATGCTGGCCGCCAATTCCCTTTCAAGGTCGTTGATGGTTTCCTGGTTCCTCCTGTTCTGTTTCCTGATGTCCTGTATGAACTGGGCCTTGTCTCTGGCTTCCATGGGGCTGGTGAGGAGCTTCTCAAACAGGAAGCCCCGCAGCTCCATCAGGCTGTCGACGAGCCTCTGGGCGCCTGCTCTTCGGCCCAGCGTCTGCGTCTGCAGGAGGCTGGCCGCCTGGGGGTTACTGAGCAGGAGTCTCAGGGTGTTCTTGGTGGACTCTCTGACCTGCCTCTTCAGCGGGAGGAGGGCAGACTTCTGCAGCTCTATGGAGAGGCGGCGGTCCCAGAGCACccgctcctcctccagctcctcctcctcctgcacctgCCTCTCTTTACGCTGCAGGTAACTCACGTTGTCCAGGAGGAGCTGGCACAGCTCCTCATGCTCTCTCACGGCCTTCATGATGCCCTCTCCCAACATCCTCTCCAGATCCTTGTTGCCGGAGGCCACATGTGACAGCAGCGTCACCAACTGCACCTTGTGGATGGTCTCATCCAGCACGGACATGATCCTCTTGGCCTCGATGGTGGTAAGTTTGGTACTAGATGGGACCAAGAGGTTTGGCGGCGAGGCTGGCTTCTTGGATGGCTCTGTCATCAGCCTTATTCTGTTGATGTCAGGGCCTTGGTGGAGGGGTTCCACGGTGAGGACGTCTAAAGCCATTTGATAAGCAGCCTTGCTTGTCTTTGTACGCCCTGGGAGGTTGAGACTTTGGGAGACTAGATGGGTCTCCTGCTTTTATTATCCCCTAGGAACCCTAGAAAGGAAGGGGTAAGCAGTTAGCAGAGCCGTGCTGACATTGGTAGGGCTGGTGTGGCCACAGCAGCCGTTGACTTGACGGGGAGAGTTCATCTCAGGCACTCTGCAGCTTTACACAGAACCTCTCGCTGGAAGTCATTTTTAGCTTTGTGACTGGGTTGGGGCCACAAGGGTAGGAGGACCAGCTGCAGAGGCGGGTCTCAGGCCCATGTGTCAGGCAGGGACCAACAAGGAATGCAGACATCACGCTAAGTATTTAAACACAGAAATCGGGTTACACTGGTGATGGAAGAGCTGAGAGGGCAATCAGGGGAAGGTGAAGCCACCTGGCAACTGCAGTGGCCGGAAGCCACCACGGGAGGAGGAAGTGGTGAGCATGGGGATCAGGGTCACCTGGGGGAAGCTGGGACCACAGCCATTTCCTgtccaggaggagctgctgccactgctggaAACACAGGCCAAAGCAGAGAGCGGGGGAGAAATACTCTGGtttctcccttcctcccgccGTCCAATCTCACACCGGCgcctcccactggccaaaccGAGTGGGAAACCAGCTGACAAGGGGCCTGGGCGGTGTGGCCTGCAGGGGTCAGCAGTCTGAGACACAGAGCCGAACAGGGACAGAGCAAACAGTGGCGCGAGAGCAGACAGGATGAGGACCAGTCCAGCACACATGCGCTGATTTTTAAGTATGGATTTAAAAAATCGGAGTGGGGATGAACAATGACTTCaaaatactatatttaaaaaCTAGTTTCACTAAATGCAATGCtgtatcctggattggatcctgaaaCGGAAAAGGGACATTAGTAGGAAAACTAGTCAAATCCAAGTCAAGTCGATAGTTTGGTTGAGAGCATTGCACCCATGTTAATTTCCTAGTTTTGACAAACGCATCGTGGTTATGTAAGACGTTAACATCGGGGGAGATGAATGAAGGGCGTGTGGGAgttctgtactatctttgcaactttcctGTAAATCTACAATTACTACAAAATAAAAGGCTTACTTAAAAGACTGTTTCAGAAAAATTTATGGCAGCAACCAGAAGTCAAGCATTTATGTTGCCTACATGACTCAGGGGCTAAGAATACCAGCTTTGGAGCAGCCCCACTCGGGTTCAGATCCTTGCTGGGGGACCCTGGGCTGGTTCTCCAATCCCCCTGGGCTGGGCTGCCTCGGCCATAGGACAGGAACCCTCAGATCTGATAGGAAATTTCTGGTACAGGGCCTGGACactgagtgctcaataaataacaaTGAATATTATTAGCCCAGGAAAATTGAAATCCCAAGTCCAGGACGTCGGTGACTTCCCAGTCTGAGTCTCCGGGCCAGCTGGAGACCCGGATGTACCTAATGAACTCTACTGCTTAGCACACTGTGGGACGATGGACCGCACTGCATCCCCCCTCACCCAGCTCCTTTTTTATCCCTTGTCTCAGTGACGGCAATTCCGCCAGCCTAGTTGCTCAGGCTGGAAACCTGGGCACTGCCGCACGATTTTCCTTGCCCCCACACCTAGTCTGGCGCCCCGCTCTCTCTGAGTGCTCTCTCCTCGAGAGCTCCCAGGCCGTTCCCCCTCAACAGCCTCTCTGCCAGAGTTATGACCTTGCACTCTCTCCCTGGATGATTAAAAAGCTTCGTAACTGGTCTGCTTCCAcctgctcctgctccctgcaATAAAGCTCACCCCTGGGGTCATCTGTCCGGGTATTTATTGAACCCCTGGGGATATAAAAGAGATGCAAGGGCTGGTCCCTGTCCTCTCAGAGTTTATAACCTGGTCTGAGATATGAAACACGCACACACGAAGGCTCAGCAGCTGTGGAAGGAAGGGGACAAAGGTGTAGTCACACAATAGGTCGAGATGATGACCAACCTTCAACACCAGAGTGGGGACTTTGGAGTTTATCTTACAGGAGATTGGGATCAGGAAAAGTGTAACAGC
Coding sequences:
- the IQCD gene encoding dynein regulatory complex protein 10 isoform X1; translation: MALDVLTVEPLHQGPDINRIRLMTEPSKKPASPPNLLVPSSTKLTTIEAKRIMSVLDETIHKVQLVTLLSHVASGNKDLERMLGEGIMKAVREHEELCQLLLDNVSYLQRKERQVQEEEELEEERVLWDRRLSIELQKSALLPLKRQVRESTKNTLRLLLSNPQAASLLQTQTLGRRAGAQRLVDSLMELRGFLFEKLLTSPMEARDKAQFIQDIRKQNRRNQETINDLERELAASMKNRDAEVEKENFVIQELKNHLQQVLRFSDSSLLRTKQEAEKQQKADFRASQARVAKIQQELLLLRSQFHSLVMENREAEQALRKKKYKVETEIENWIQKYDMDMGEKQDEYEELDSVYKEEKAQLEELKQKHDVLMEEFNQIRAEQEINSRKRMEAEQELVRMVRAATVIQAVWKGYLVRSLLRSKRRKRSKSKAKDKKEKGKKKDKDKDKKGKEKGKGKK
- the IQCD gene encoding dynein regulatory complex protein 10 isoform X2; this encodes MALDVLTVEPLHQGPDINRIRLMTEPSKKPASPPNLLVPSSTKLTTIEAKRIMSVLDETIHKVQLVTLLSHVASGNKDLERMLGEGIMKAVREHEELCQLLLDNVSYLQRKERQVQEEEELEEERVLWDRRLSIELQKSALLPLKRQVRESTKNTLRLLLSNPQAASLLQTQTLGRRAGAQRLVDSLMELRGFLFEKLLTSPMEARDKAQFIQDIRKQNRRNQETINDLERELAASMKNRDAEVEKENFVIQELKNHLQQVLRFSDSSLLRTKQEAEKQQKADFRASQARVAKIQQELLLLRSQFHSLVMENREAEQALRKKYKVETEIENWIQKYDMDMGEKQDEYEELDSVYKEEKAQLEELKQKHDVLMEEFNQIRAEQEINSRKRMEAEQELVRMVRAATVIQAVWKGYLVRSLLRSKRRKRSKSKAKDKKEKGKKKDKDKDKKGKEKGKGKK